The following proteins come from a genomic window of Flavobacteriales bacterium:
- a CDS encoding TonB-dependent receptor, whose protein sequence is MVRSIFFLLFLLFGVSILGQNTARIMGVIKNEIEQPVKDANISIQGTKRGTVSNQRGEFELIIPANKKTIIKISSVAYSPKKVAFTLSPNELKKVDIKLDYISIGVVNVEGKKPKIGTLERWENPIKPSQISAPSENLENVLQFSQFGVSQNNELSAGYNVRGGNFDENLIYVNGIEVYRPFLARSGQQEGLSFVNPYLVDNILFSAGGFNANYGDKLSSVLDITYREPQRFKGSFTASLLGAAAHVEDTINTRSNFITGVRYRTNSYLLGALDTKGDYKPTFIDYQGMYNYYLNEKTKLTLFGTYSKNKYLVVPQNRETSFGSINQALRFTVFYEGQEVTEFETYMGALKLNQELSDKLELNYITSYYRSKAFENFDLLGEYKLDELERDLGSDEYGEVAFNRGVGAFLEHARNTLDASVFNASVQGRYFGDRYKWSFGTKFQHELINDKLSEWTYIDSARFNLPHPADSVGYTLPSAQDYQYLELSYLLKSQTELNSNRLTGFVQTERDFSFDSTKVIIQDSVITSDTSYYLDTTFYSSRYLNANLGVRANYWTYNNQTVVSPRFNLTYKPAWFFIKDNDIYRRNVSFRFATGFYYQPPFYREMRYLSGELNPAIRAQKSIHFVLGTDYTFFIKNRPFKFGAEAYYKLMSDIIPYEIDNVRIRYYGKNNAKAYAQGLDFKVNGEFIKGIESYASLSYLKTEEDILDDYYYNYFNASGEQIIFGYTADDVAVDSTKVNPGYIPRPTDQRISFSMFFQDKMPKEWDTEKIKWSTFKVNLTVAVGSRLPYGPPGAERYPDTLRTPLYRRVDIGFSKDLIGEHTNRSKFSKKSLLKKVDKMWLSLEVFNLLDIANTINYTWITDVTGRQYSIPSFLTSRRLNLKLVAQF, encoded by the coding sequence ATGGTTAGAAGTATTTTTTTTCTCTTATTCTTGTTGTTTGGAGTTAGTATTTTAGGGCAAAATACTGCTCGGATAATGGGTGTCATTAAAAATGAGATTGAGCAGCCTGTAAAAGATGCTAATATTAGTATTCAAGGAACCAAAAGAGGAACAGTCTCTAATCAAAGAGGTGAATTTGAGTTAATAATTCCTGCTAATAAGAAAACTATAATAAAAATTTCTAGCGTTGCATATAGCCCTAAGAAAGTAGCTTTTACACTGAGTCCGAATGAACTTAAAAAAGTTGATATTAAGTTGGATTATATTTCCATAGGAGTTGTAAATGTAGAAGGCAAAAAGCCTAAAATAGGAACTTTAGAAAGGTGGGAAAACCCAATTAAGCCTAGTCAAATTTCAGCGCCATCTGAAAATCTTGAAAATGTGTTGCAGTTTTCACAATTTGGGGTTTCTCAAAATAATGAGTTGTCTGCCGGCTATAATGTAAGGGGAGGAAATTTTGATGAAAATTTAATATATGTTAATGGAATAGAAGTTTATCGACCATTTTTGGCTCGTTCTGGTCAACAAGAAGGGTTGAGTTTTGTTAACCCATATTTAGTCGATAATATTCTTTTTTCAGCAGGTGGGTTTAATGCAAATTATGGAGATAAATTATCTTCTGTTTTAGACATTACTTACAGAGAACCCCAGCGTTTCAAAGGGTCATTTACAGCTAGCTTATTGGGGGCTGCAGCTCATGTAGAAGATACCATAAACACACGTTCTAACTTTATTACTGGTGTAAGATATCGAACCAATTCCTATTTACTAGGAGCATTAGATACTAAAGGAGATTATAAACCTACATTTATTGATTATCAAGGAATGTATAATTATTATTTGAATGAGAAAACAAAATTGACCTTGTTTGGAACTTATTCTAAAAATAAATATTTAGTGGTGCCACAAAATCGGGAGACGAGTTTTGGTTCAATCAACCAAGCATTAAGATTTACTGTGTTTTATGAGGGGCAAGAAGTCACAGAGTTTGAAACATATATGGGGGCCTTAAAGTTGAATCAAGAATTGTCTGATAAACTTGAATTGAATTACATTACTTCCTATTATCGTTCAAAAGCTTTTGAAAATTTCGATTTGCTAGGCGAATATAAGTTGGATGAGTTGGAGCGAGATTTGGGAAGCGACGAATATGGTGAGGTAGCATTTAATCGTGGGGTTGGAGCTTTTTTGGAGCATGCTAGAAATACCTTAGATGCTTCGGTATTTAATGCTTCAGTTCAGGGAAGATATTTTGGCGATCGCTATAAATGGAGTTTTGGTACTAAGTTTCAACACGAATTGATTAACGATAAGTTAAGTGAATGGACGTATATAGATTCAGCTCGATTTAATCTTCCTCACCCAGCAGATTCTGTCGGATATACTTTACCATCAGCTCAAGATTACCAATATTTAGAGTTAAGCTATTTATTGAAAAGCCAAACTGAATTAAACTCTAATAGACTAACAGGGTTTGTTCAAACTGAAAGAGATTTTAGTTTTGATTCTACTAAAGTTATTATTCAAGATTCAGTAATTACTAGTGATACATCTTATTATCTAGATACCACTTTCTACTCCAGTCGTTATTTAAATGCGAATTTAGGTGTTCGAGCAAATTACTGGACTTACAATAATCAAACTGTTGTTTCGCCTAGATTTAACCTAACCTATAAGCCTGCATGGTTTTTTATTAAGGATAATGATATTTACCGAAGAAATGTGTCTTTTAGATTTGCTACAGGCTTTTATTATCAACCTCCTTTTTACAGAGAAATGAGGTATTTATCAGGAGAATTAAACCCAGCTATACGAGCTCAGAAATCCATCCATTTTGTGTTGGGAACAGATTATACTTTCTTTATCAAAAATAGACCCTTTAAGTTTGGTGCAGAAGCTTACTATAAATTAATGTCAGACATTATCCCTTATGAAATTGATAATGTTCGAATAAGGTATTATGGAAAAAATAATGCAAAAGCCTATGCACAAGGTTTAGACTTTAAAGTGAATGGGGAGTTTATCAAGGGAATAGAATCTTATGCCTCATTATCTTATTTAAAAACAGAAGAGGATATTTTAGATGATTATTATTATAACTATTTTAATGCAAGTGGAGAACAAATTATCTTTGGTTATACTGCAGACGACGTTGCAGTGGATAGTACCAAAGTAAATCCAGGTTACATTCCTAGGCCAACAGATCAACGTATCAGTTTTTCGATGTTTTTTCAGGATAAAATGCCTAAAGAATGGGATACCGAAAAAATAAAATGGAGTACTTTTAAAGTGAATTTAACTGTTGCTGTTGGTTCTAGATTACCATACGGACCTCCTGGGGCAGAGCGTTACCCAGATACTTTAAGAACACCTTTATATCGTAGGGTAGATATTGGTTTTAGTAAAGACTTAATAGGGGAGCATACCAATCGAAGTAAGTTTAGTAAGAAGTCATTACTGAAAAAAGTTGATAAAATGTGGCTTTCTTTAGAAGTGTTTAACTTGTTAGATATTGCTAATACCATTAATTATACATGGATAACAGATGTTACAGGAAGGCAATACTCTATTCCTTCTTTTCTCACTTCAAGAAGACTCAACCTAAAATTAGTGGCACAATTTTAA
- a CDS encoding T9SS type A sorting domain-containing protein: protein MKQLLLFIPLLPLLTYGQITISDNNFPNSGDQYVYSNANTNGLDISLTGSNISWDYSQLTNINQDTTTYVAVTSTPFAYQFYFNNSFIYPDYKADYGIKGIEINAFNQVTISDVFNFHKKNSSSLEMVGFGANINGIPASIKYDTIDQLYPLPLSYGASDSTSAYYLLDVPSLGAYGQHIQRKVAVDGWGSIVTPYQTYNQCLRVKTTLYQRDTLKVQQPFPLPGVAFNRPVQTTYEWFVNGVGVPVFSITQQGNTISNAKYLDANTSSFVEHQNNFDLKIYPNPSNSIINISTSQKDGTMHIIDYSGKLLYSGAYKTSIDISNYPKGQYVLTLTHEGQKGSLTIQKQ from the coding sequence ATGAAACAGCTTTTACTCTTCATTCCACTTTTACCACTATTAACATATGGACAAATAACCATCTCCGATAATAATTTCCCTAATAGTGGCGACCAATATGTATATAGTAATGCTAACACAAATGGTTTGGACATTTCTTTAACTGGAAGTAATATAAGCTGGGATTACTCCCAACTTACCAATATAAATCAAGACACAACCACCTATGTAGCTGTTACTTCTACCCCATTTGCTTATCAGTTTTATTTTAACAACTCTTTTATTTACCCAGACTATAAAGCTGATTATGGTATTAAAGGTATTGAGATCAATGCCTTTAATCAAGTAACGATTTCTGATGTTTTTAACTTTCACAAAAAAAATAGCTCTTCACTTGAAATGGTTGGTTTTGGTGCAAACATCAACGGGATACCAGCCTCAATTAAATATGATACTATAGATCAACTATACCCCCTACCCCTTAGCTATGGAGCTAGTGATTCAACCTCGGCATATTACCTCTTAGATGTTCCTTCTCTAGGAGCTTATGGTCAACATATACAAAGAAAAGTAGCAGTTGATGGTTGGGGAAGTATCGTAACACCTTACCAAACTTACAATCAATGTTTAAGGGTAAAAACTACCTTATACCAAAGAGACACACTAAAAGTTCAGCAACCTTTCCCTTTACCAGGTGTAGCGTTTAATAGACCTGTGCAAACAACATATGAATGGTTTGTAAACGGTGTAGGCGTTCCTGTTTTTTCAATAACTCAACAAGGAAATACGATTTCAAATGCCAAATATCTTGATGCCAACACCTCTAGTTTTGTAGAACATCAAAATAACTTTGACCTCAAAATATATCCTAATCCATCTAATTCTATCATCAATATTTCTACTTCACAAAAAGATGGTACGATGCATATCATTGACTACTCTGGAAAACTTCTTTATTCAGGAGCCTACAAAACATCAATTGATATTTCAAATTATCCTAAAGGTCAGTATGTTCTCACCTTAACTCATGAAGGGCAAAAAGGTAGTTTAACAATTCAAAAACAATAA
- a CDS encoding GTPase codes for MNSGAEKRLVFVYNAQSGWFYKASNFAHKIISPKTYNCELCALTHGSFRPKEEWLTFIQSLDYDIEFIYKDEVNIGKRRFTPPFVLKIIDGKEKVLIANDDWYKIKTTEEFIKYIKQRLA; via the coding sequence ATGAATAGTGGAGCTGAAAAGCGATTAGTCTTTGTGTATAATGCTCAATCTGGTTGGTTTTATAAAGCATCAAATTTTGCACATAAAATTATTAGTCCTAAAACTTATAATTGTGAACTATGTGCATTAACACATGGAAGCTTTAGGCCTAAAGAAGAGTGGTTGACTTTTATTCAGTCATTAGATTATGATATTGAGTTTATCTATAAAGATGAAGTCAATATAGGTAAAAGGAGGTTTACGCCTCCTTTTGTGTTGAAAATAATTGATGGAAAAGAAAAAGTTTTAATTGCCAATGATGATTGGTATAAAATCAAGACAACTGAGGAGTTCATAAAATATATTAAACAGCGATTAGCATAA
- a CDS encoding DUF547 domain-containing protein: protein MKKRITLSLISGVMLLSSGTYALDKEPVQIKSIEVADVAAFDHSIWNELLKKNVSSTGKVNYKGFKADRVKLNNYLTALKAKSPTSSWSRNEKLAYWINVYNAFTVQLIVEHYPTSSIMKIDKAWDKKFIKIAGKVYSLGDVENNILRKMGESRIHFAINCASVSCPKLLNEAYTAEKLSSQLRMVTKQFFADKTKNQLGANTVKISKIFEWYAKDFSNGNIIEYINKYSGTKVSTSAKISYLEYNWNLNE, encoded by the coding sequence ATGAAAAAAAGAATAACATTGAGTTTAATTAGCGGGGTTATGTTGCTAAGTTCGGGAACTTATGCTTTAGACAAAGAACCTGTTCAAATTAAGAGTATTGAAGTAGCAGATGTAGCAGCATTTGATCATTCTATATGGAATGAATTGTTGAAAAAAAATGTTTCCAGTACAGGTAAGGTCAATTACAAAGGATTTAAAGCCGACAGAGTTAAGTTGAATAACTATTTAACCGCTTTAAAAGCAAAAAGCCCAACGAGTAGTTGGTCAAGAAATGAAAAATTGGCTTATTGGATTAATGTATATAATGCATTTACTGTTCAATTGATTGTAGAGCATTATCCTACTAGTAGTATTATGAAAATAGATAAAGCTTGGGATAAGAAGTTTATAAAAATAGCAGGTAAAGTTTATAGCTTAGGTGATGTAGAAAATAATATTCTTAGAAAAATGGGGGAGTCAAGAATTCATTTTGCTATTAATTGTGCTTCTGTATCGTGTCCTAAATTATTAAATGAAGCATATACGGCAGAAAAGCTTTCTTCGCAGTTAAGAATGGTTACTAAACAATTTTTTGCTGATAAAACAAAAAATCAATTGGGAGCAAACACGGTTAAAATATCTAAGATATTTGAGTGGTATGCTAAGGATTTCTCGAATGGAAATATTATTGAATACATCAATAAGTATAGTGGGACAAAAGTCTCTACTTCTGCTAAAATAAGTTATTTAGAATACAATTGGAACTTGAATGAATAG
- a CDS encoding carboxypeptidase-like regulatory domain-containing protein, producing the protein MKNWIVVIVILLLGKVVVFSQDTTRHQLIQFSGVVVSGDSLEPVPYCTVLDKSSKRGTISDYFGYFSFVAHKGDSIRFSSVGFKTSYYVIPDTLKEDRYSLIHVLTTDTIMLPVAVIYPWPSKEQFAEAFVNVEIPNDDYKRAVHNLAQAELKEMADGIPMNGSMNYNYQMQQVQNKLYYAGQLPPNNLLNPIAWSKFIQSWKNGDFKRQ; encoded by the coding sequence ATGAAAAATTGGATTGTAGTAATTGTGATTTTGTTATTGGGAAAAGTAGTCGTGTTTTCACAGGATACAACCCGCCATCAGTTAATACAATTTAGTGGAGTAGTCGTTTCTGGGGATAGCCTAGAACCAGTGCCTTATTGTACTGTTTTAGATAAGTCTTCTAAGCGTGGAACGATTTCAGATTATTTCGGTTATTTCTCTTTTGTTGCCCATAAAGGTGATTCGATTCGCTTTTCTTCAGTTGGGTTTAAAACTTCTTATTATGTTATTCCAGATACCTTAAAAGAAGATCGATATTCATTAATACATGTGCTAACAACTGATACAATAATGCTTCCAGTAGCCGTCATCTACCCATGGCCTTCTAAAGAGCAATTTGCAGAAGCTTTTGTCAATGTTGAAATCCCTAATGATGATTATAAACGAGCTGTCCATAATTTAGCACAGGCTGAATTAAAAGAAATGGCTGATGGTATTCCAATGAATGGAAGTATGAATTATAATTATCAAATGCAACAAGTACAAAATAAACTATATTACGCTGGTCAATTACCACCCAACAATCTTTTAAACCCTATAGCTTGGTCTAAATTTATTCAGTCATGGAAAAATGGAGACTTTAAAAGGCAATAA
- a CDS encoding ABC transporter substrate-binding protein, with product MKALFLFIAVSFLWGCQLKDDRRKEQEKTVFRYNESAGISTLDPAYVRRFEDFLAIEQLFNGLVSLDKDLNVEPSIAEAWSISEDGLTYQFNLREDVYFNRSDLFGSKETRRVTASDVVYSFLRIIDPTTASPGKYIFQNLDNSSPDFKAIEAIDENTVVIHLSTPQPSLIYQLSLPYCTIVPYEVVEYFGDDFGLHPIGTGPFYLKKWKKDVKLVMAKNQHYFEADHKGVRLPYLDAVSVYFIQDKHQEFIKFKSGNLEMISGMNEDDKDQLLNGEGELNEELKNSFYLQKIDWLNTDYLGILMDENDHHQNNPLKNKLIRQAIGYAIDRQAMVRYLRNNIGVPATKGFIPQGMPGFEDFSIEGYSYDIEKAMLLIKEAGYESGEAVPVITLSATPEYKTMCEYLQRELSKIGLTIKVDMNSVSSMNQRIAQFEANFYRKSWIADFPDAINYFQLFYSKNFYPEFGSNYTHFKNQEYDVLFELAQVEKDERNRMVLYKKMNQILHDESPAIPLFYAETLRFFNQNVEGIQSNSLNALSLKKVRVLNQNN from the coding sequence ATGAAAGCACTCTTTCTATTTATTGCTGTTAGTTTCTTATGGGGATGTCAATTAAAAGACGATAGAAGAAAGGAGCAAGAAAAAACAGTGTTTAGGTATAATGAGTCAGCAGGAATCTCAACGCTTGATCCAGCCTATGTAAGAAGGTTTGAAGACTTTTTAGCTATAGAACAATTGTTTAATGGGTTGGTGAGTCTAGATAAAGACTTAAATGTGGAACCATCTATTGCTGAAGCTTGGTCAATATCTGAAGATGGGTTAACTTATCAGTTCAATTTAAGGGAGGATGTTTATTTCAACAGGAGCGACTTGTTTGGAAGTAAAGAAACAAGAAGAGTAACGGCAAGTGATGTTGTGTATTCTTTTTTAAGAATTATCGATCCAACAACTGCGTCGCCAGGAAAATATATTTTTCAAAATCTGGATAATTCTAGTCCTGATTTCAAAGCTATTGAAGCTATTGATGAAAATACAGTCGTTATTCATTTAAGTACTCCACAACCTTCATTGATTTACCAATTATCATTACCCTATTGTACCATTGTTCCTTATGAAGTCGTGGAATATTTTGGTGATGATTTTGGCCTTCACCCAATAGGAACAGGACCTTTTTATCTTAAGAAATGGAAAAAAGATGTAAAGTTAGTGATGGCTAAAAACCAACATTACTTTGAAGCAGATCATAAAGGTGTACGTTTACCTTATTTAGATGCAGTTTCTGTCTATTTTATACAAGATAAGCACCAAGAGTTTATCAAGTTTAAATCTGGGAATTTAGAGATGATTTCTGGGATGAATGAAGATGATAAAGACCAATTACTTAATGGAGAGGGAGAGCTAAATGAGGAGCTAAAGAATTCGTTCTATCTACAAAAAATAGATTGGTTAAATACCGACTATTTAGGAATTCTAATGGATGAAAATGACCATCATCAAAACAATCCTTTGAAAAATAAATTGATAAGACAGGCAATAGGATATGCTATAGATCGACAAGCAATGGTTAGATACCTTAGGAATAATATAGGGGTTCCTGCGACGAAGGGCTTTATACCTCAGGGAATGCCAGGTTTTGAGGACTTCAGTATAGAGGGATATTCGTATGATATTGAAAAGGCAATGTTGTTAATTAAAGAAGCAGGTTATGAGAGCGGTGAGGCGGTTCCTGTAATAACACTTTCTGCAACGCCAGAATATAAAACAATGTGTGAATACTTACAAAGAGAGCTTTCTAAAATAGGACTAACAATTAAGGTGGATATGAACTCTGTTTCTTCAATGAATCAACGAATAGCGCAGTTTGAGGCTAATTTTTATCGGAAGTCATGGATTGCAGACTTTCCAGATGCAATTAATTATTTCCAATTATTTTATAGTAAAAACTTTTATCCTGAATTTGGTTCCAACTATACCCATTTCAAAAATCAAGAATATGATGTTCTCTTTGAATTAGCCCAAGTTGAAAAAGATGAGCGTAACCGTATGGTGTTGTACAAAAAAATGAATCAGATATTACACGATGAATCTCCAGCTATACCTTTGTTTTATGCAGAAACATTAAGATTTTTTAATCAAAATGTTGAAGGTATTCAAAGTAATTCTTTAAATGCTTTATCACTTAAGAAAGTAAGAGTTTTAAACCAGAATAATTAA
- a CDS encoding T9SS type A sorting domain-containing protein: MRNIYLSLSVILASSTLLAQSSYFGDYTAKNKNVKSSKQQPARLKASYLSEDFESGTFPPAGWTEYSGSSSTITTAEQEWHANSGGNPGSCASVLFDNATDVHDEYLETPAIDLSTPSSSTVHLQFDFNTSIHWHVAPNDFADISLFVSTDNGATWSDTLWVEDDTTLLEATHSNDWEQYEWTTAYVDISNFTGAGMNQVKFAFHYTGQDGAQFNLDNVVVLDALSNNLAVADVFDANFNQTQEFSELPTSQTSIAQTGAVIVNKGTQTQYNVSVAIDISGSTSGSVYTETIVLDSIEPYDKDTIWTTNSTYTPSVIESLTETFTLPTDEEGSDNVGTSTYNITEFTMSHYKETTSTRTFDDDDLIAVGASYLITSEVTLYEVDVKFEQGTSTNELYTLRIHEVLSGIQDVNELLALDYNVAPSDIGNWTSIRLATPVTLEANKEYIIEIESDFAEDKPIVLSANNGGNPDLSTTVYGPFGTNNAVNRYLGWGFVPAIRLDFENYGVGIKENEALVTLSQNRPNPAKGQTVIGYVLNEKSDVTLKITDINGKVIFTNTEINQAKGKHAINVNTNEMSQGVYQYTITTNQGTITKSMVVAK, encoded by the coding sequence ATGAGAAATATCTACCTTTCTTTGAGTGTTATCTTAGCCTCTTCTACTTTGTTAGCTCAGAGTAGTTATTTTGGGGATTATACGGCTAAGAATAAAAATGTTAAATCGTCTAAGCAACAACCAGCTAGGCTTAAAGCATCCTATTTATCTGAAGATTTTGAGAGTGGAACATTTCCGCCTGCAGGATGGACTGAGTACAGTGGTTCTTCTTCAACTATAACGACTGCTGAACAAGAATGGCATGCTAACTCTGGTGGGAACCCAGGAAGCTGTGCTTCTGTTTTATTCGATAATGCAACTGATGTTCATGATGAATATTTAGAAACGCCTGCAATAGATTTATCAACTCCTAGTTCTTCTACTGTTCATTTACAATTTGACTTTAACACAAGTATTCACTGGCATGTGGCCCCTAATGATTTTGCTGATATTAGCTTATTTGTTTCAACAGACAATGGAGCGACTTGGAGTGATACTTTATGGGTGGAAGATGATACCACCTTATTAGAGGCGACTCATAGTAATGATTGGGAACAATATGAATGGACAACAGCGTATGTAGATATTAGTAACTTTACTGGAGCTGGAATGAATCAAGTGAAATTTGCTTTTCATTATACAGGGCAAGATGGCGCTCAGTTCAATTTAGATAATGTTGTTGTTCTTGATGCTTTGAGTAATAATTTAGCTGTGGCAGATGTGTTTGATGCAAACTTTAATCAAACTCAAGAATTTAGTGAATTGCCAACAAGCCAAACGTCAATAGCGCAAACAGGTGCAGTTATTGTCAATAAAGGAACGCAAACTCAATATAATGTTTCAGTAGCTATTGATATCAGTGGTTCTACATCTGGAAGTGTATATACAGAAACGATTGTTTTGGATTCTATCGAACCTTATGATAAAGATACTATTTGGACAACAAACTCAACGTATACACCTTCTGTTATAGAAAGTCTAACAGAAACATTTACGCTTCCTACAGATGAAGAGGGAAGTGATAATGTTGGTACAAGTACATATAATATTACAGAGTTTACGATGTCTCATTATAAGGAAACGACTTCAACAAGAACTTTTGATGATGATGACCTAATTGCCGTTGGAGCGAGCTACCTAATTACAAGTGAAGTAACGTTATATGAGGTAGATGTTAAATTTGAACAAGGGACGTCAACTAACGAGCTTTATACACTTAGAATTCATGAGGTTCTTTCAGGAATACAAGATGTGAATGAGTTGTTAGCTCTTGATTATAATGTGGCTCCATCTGATATTGGTAACTGGACGTCAATAAGGTTAGCTACACCAGTAACTTTAGAGGCAAATAAAGAATATATTATAGAAATAGAGTCTGATTTTGCAGAAGATAAGCCAATTGTTTTAAGTGCCAATAATGGAGGGAACCCTGATCTTTCGACAACAGTATACGGTCCTTTTGGAACTAATAATGCTGTCAATAGATATTTAGGATGGGGATTTGTTCCGGCCATTCGTTTAGATTTTGAAAATTATGGTGTAGGTATAAAAGAAAATGAAGCGTTGGTAACTTTAAGTCAGAATAGACCTAATCCAGCAAAAGGGCAAACAGTTATTGGATATGTTTTAAACGAAAAATCTGATGTTACGCTAAAAATTACTGATATCAATGGTAAAGTTATTTTCACAAATACTGAAATCAATCAAGCAAAAGGAAAGCATGCGATTAATGTAAACACCAATGAAATGTCACAAGGGGTTTATCAGTATACAATTACAACCAATCAAGGAACAATAACTAAATCTATGGTGGTTGCCAAATAA
- a CDS encoding nucleotide pyrophosphohydrolase, which yields MTITEAQNIVDKWIKEYGVRYFNELTNMAMLTEEVGEVARIIARRYGEQSEKESDKNKDLADEMADVLFVLICLANQTGIDLEQALAKNLNKKTQRDADRHINNKKLT from the coding sequence ATGACCATTACTGAAGCTCAAAACATCGTTGACAAATGGATTAAAGAATATGGTGTTCGTTATTTTAATGAATTAACCAATATGGCTATGCTTACCGAAGAAGTTGGTGAAGTTGCAAGAATTATCGCGAGAAGATATGGCGAACAATCTGAAAAAGAATCTGATAAAAACAAAGATTTGGCAGACGAGATGGCTGATGTCCTTTTTGTTTTGATATGCCTCGCCAACCAAACAGGAATTGACTTAGAGCAAGCATTAGCTAAAAACCTTAATAAGAAAACGCAAAGAGATGCCGATAGGCATATCAATAATAAAAAATTGACCTAA
- the bshB1 gene encoding bacillithiol biosynthesis deacetylase BshB1, translated as MKLDVLAFGAHPDDVELAASGTILKQIAQGYKVGIVDLTLGELGTKGTAVTRMKEAHVAAEILKIEVRENLQLADGFFEINETSLLKVIHQIRKYQPEIVLCNAVSDRHPDHGRGGDLVSRACFLSGLVKIGTQQNDGSLQKPWRPKVVYRYVQDNWITPDFVVGIDEFYETKMEAIMAYKTQFYNPDDKGPVTPISSPEFLEYLKGRAANFGRIIGARFGEGFTVERSMGVNNLFDLK; from the coding sequence ATGAAATTAGATGTTTTAGCTTTCGGAGCTCACCCAGATGATGTGGAATTAGCAGCGTCAGGGACAATTCTTAAACAAATAGCTCAAGGTTATAAAGTAGGAATTGTAGATTTAACTTTAGGAGAACTAGGAACTAAAGGTACAGCTGTTACAAGAATGAAAGAAGCGCATGTAGCAGCTGAAATTTTGAAAATTGAAGTCCGCGAAAACTTACAGTTAGCAGATGGTTTTTTTGAAATCAATGAAACGAGCTTATTAAAGGTTATTCATCAAATTAGAAAATACCAACCAGAAATTGTATTGTGTAATGCGGTATCAGATAGGCATCCAGATCATGGAAGAGGGGGAGATTTAGTTTCTAGAGCTTGCTTTTTATCTGGTTTAGTAAAGATAGGTACCCAACAAAATGATGGAAGTTTACAGAAACCATGGAGACCAAAGGTAGTCTACAGGTATGTCCAGGATAATTGGATCACGCCAGACTTTGTTGTTGGTATCGATGAATTTTACGAAACAAAAATGGAAGCGATAATGGCCTATAAAACGCAGTTTTATAACCCTGATGATAAAGGGCCTGTGACTCCAATTTCTTCTCCAGAATTTTTAGAGTATTTAAAGGGTAGAGCTGCAAATTTTGGTAGAATAATTGGAGCGAGATTTGGAGAAGGTTTTACCGTTGAGAGAAGTATGGGAGTCAATAATTTATTTGATTTAAAATAG